The Pseudodesulfovibrio sediminis genome includes the window GGCATGCTCGAACCGGAGATCAAGAACGGACTGGGCGGACTGCGCGACGGACAACAGGTCTTCTGGCTGACCCGCGTACTTGAAGCGAGCGGCCGCACAGGAATTTTTCTGCCCGAAGAGCTGTCCAGACTCCGTGACGACCTGGCGTTTCTCAATCGGGTCCGCACCGCCCTGCATCTGGCGGCAGGCCGCAAGAACGACCGCCTCTTTTTCGATCTGCAACCGCCCACGGCACGGCTCATGGGGTTCGCTTCCAAGGACGCGACCCCGGAAGCCATGGGTCGGGGCGTCGAGTTTTTCCTCTCCCGCCTGCATCAGGCCATGACCCGCATCAAGACTATGCGCGAGGCGCTCTTTCAGGAACGGTTTGCCTTACGGCGGCACGCTCCGGTACCGGAGATGTCCATCCGCAACATCAACGCCGGGCCTGAAGGCATCTTTTTCCAAAGCCAATCCGCGGTTACGCCGGGCAACGCCCTGGGCGCGTTTCTGGAGTCAGCCCGCAGCGGCCTCCCCCTGACCTGGGGCGCGCGCCGCATCATCCGGCAGAACCCGGGCAGGTTCGCAAGCAGACTCATCGACCATCCCGAGACCCTGTCCATGCTGGTCGAAATATTCATGGCCCCTCACAGCGAGGTGGCCTGCGAAGGGTTGCTTGAGACCCGCCTGCTCCCGGCGATTTTCCCTGAATTCGGCGATGTGGAGCATCTCATTCAGTTCAATGACTACCACGTGCATCCCGTTGGTCGGCACACCCTGACCACTATTGCCCTGCTCGCCGGATTTCTGGCCGGAAACAACTCCTGGACTGGCAGAATCGGCTCCAACATCGGCCACAGGGACCGGATCATACTCATCCTCGCCGGATTCTTCCACGACCTCGGCAAGGGAGAACAACACCATTCAAGAGCCGGGGCGGACATCACCCGCGAGGTGCTGGAGCGCTATGGCCGGGAGACCACCCTCATAGAGGAAGTCGCTTTTCTGGTGGAGCACCATCTGCTCATCCCCAAGATCGCCACCCGCCGCGACCTCTCCGATGAACGGGCGGCATCCGAAGTGGCCGCCACCGTAGGCAAGATGGACCGTCTGGACACGCTCTACCTGCTCTCGGTAGCCGACTCCATGGCCACCGGTCCGCGCGCCTGGAACAGCTGGACCCAGTCCCTGTTCGGCGAACTCTATTTCAAGGTCAGGAATCAGCTTGAGCACGGCCCGCTCTCCGAACCGGAAAACGCCAAGCGCATGCTGGATGTGAAGGCCGGAGTGCTGGCAGCGGCCTCGGATCTGGACGCGGACTTCGTCAAGGCCGCGACCGAGGCCATGCCGCCCCGCACTTTTCTCGCCCTTGAACCACAGACCATTGCCGAACAGATCAAGCTGGTAGAACAGCTCTGGAAAGACGTGGCCCAAGACCGTATGCGCAAGCCTTCCTCCATCGGCGGCAAAGGGGTGAACATCATCAACGCCGCCCCAGGCAAGGCCAAAGGCACCTACGAGCTGACCATCGTCGCCCTGGACCAGCCCAGATTGTTCGTCAACGTGGCCGGGGCCATCTCCCTGCACGGACTGAATATTCTGGCCGCCGAGATCTTCACGTGGAAGGACGGCACCGCCATTGACGTCTTCACGGTCACCGAGCCGCCGGAGAATCTCTATGCCGATGAAGTATGGGCGCGCATCAGCCGATCCATCAGCTATGCCATGGTGGACAAGCTCGATCTGGCCGCCCGGCTGGAGGAACGCCGCAATTCCCCGCTCACCAAGGGACGCTCGGGACCGAAGCTGAACCCCATCGTGACCATAGACAACACCATCAGCGACTACCACACCGTCATCGAGGTTGCGGCCACGGACCGCACCGGGTTCCTCTTTGATCTGGCCAGCACGCTGGCAGACCACGCGCTCGCCATCCACATGGCCAAGATCACCACCATCAAGGGCCGCGCCGCCGACATTTTCCATGTGCGCGAGCTGGATGGACAGCGCGTGCAGGATGAAGAACGCATAACGTCCCTACGCAAAGCCCTGCTCACAGCGGCCACGGCCACATAATCCCTTTACTTTCAAGACGCCGTCCTTACACTGGTGAAAACCGCAACAAGGAACTCCCATGGCGCTCAAACTCACCATATTTTCCGATTTTATCTGACCGTTCTGTTTTGTCGGCAAGGGAATTGTCGACCACTTCACAGAGGAATTCGACATCGAAGCGACGTGGGTCCCTCATGAAATCCACCCTGAGACCCCACCTGAAGGACGGGACATGGCCGACCTTTTCGACCGAAGAGACATCGATCAGGTGACCCAGACCTGCAACGAGCGGGGCAAACCGTACGGCATCAAGTTCGGCGAGATACGCCGACTGAGCAATTCGCATCGTGCCCTGGAAGCCGCTGAATTTGCCCGGGTGAAAGGACGATATGACGCCCTGCACTCAGCGTTGTTCACGGCCTATTTTACCCATGGCCGCGACATCGGGAACATGCCGGTGCTCAGAGAACTCGCCGCCGAGAACGGGCTTGACCCGGATGCGATGGAGACCGCCATCGTGGAGGGCCGGTTCAGCGAACAGGTGGCCCTCGGCTCCGAGCAGGCCGGACAGGTCGGGGTGACAGCTATCCCCACTTTCCTTATAGAGGGGGCTGCACCAATTACCGGTGCGGTCAATGAATCCCTGTTCCGCGAAGCCCTGCAAGCTGCGGCTGCACGGCAGGCAGAGAGCTGAACAGCAAACAACCACAACGAACTACAAGAATAGATTATATGCCTGAAAACAATGAAATAGTTGTATTTTTCACTGGCGGCACCATTGGGATGGCTCCGACTGAAGGGGTGACCGGCGTTGCCCCTGGCGGCAACTTTGAAAAGCTGCTCAACCAGTTCAAACCGCAGGACTGTGCCGTGGGCCTGCGGCCCGTGCTCTGGTCCGACAAACCCAGCCCCCACATGACCCCGGAGGACATGTTCAGGCTGGCCCGTAATGTGGAGACGGTGCTCGAAGAGCCCTCTGTTCTCGGCGCCATCATTCTGCACGGCACGGACACGTTGGCCGAAACCGCGTATATGTGTGATCTGGTCATCGAGTCGGACAAGCCGGTGATCCTGACCGGCTCCATGCGCTACTACTCGGAGTCGGGGTATGACGGCATCCGCAACCTGACTAACGCGGTCCGCGCCTGCCTGCTGCCTCTGCCGACCTCGCTGGGAGCCTGCATCATGATGACCGACCGCATCTTCGCGGCTCGCGAAGCGGTCAAGGTGAACTCCCTGAACGTCGACGCCTTCGAATCCCGCGAAGCTGGCATCATCGGGTATGTGGCCGGTGACTCCGTCATCCTGGCCAGACCCCGTTCCACCCCCACGCCCCGACACAAGATCAGCCCGAAGACGCTCGTCACCGACGTCACCTTGCTGGCCGCATACACGGGGATGGATCGCTCCCTCATCGACCATGCAAAGGCTACCGGGACACGCGGCATTGTCATCGAAGGATTCGGCGCCGGCAACATCCCGCCCGAGGCAGTCTCCGGTCTTGAGGCGTGCATGGACGCAGGCATTCCGGTTGTCCTATCCACCCGCTGCATCGAAGGAGGCGTCTGGCCCATCTACGGATACCCCGGAGGAGGGGCCGACCTCAAAAACAAGGGCGTGATAATGTGCGGACGACTGGGCGGTCCAAAGGCCCGCATCCGCCTCATGTGCGCCCTGGGCATGACCACCGACATGGAAGAGATTCGCGCCTTGTTCGACGAAATTTGAACCGGACACACGTGCCCGACAGCACAAGTTGCACCACGCAGAACCGCCGCCTTCCTCATACCGGAAGGCGGCGGTTCTGCGTGGTGCCGGAGACACGGCTCCCCCTTGGCTGACACACCTCAATCGGACCACGATATTGCAGCCATAGGATTCAACAGAGAACCGTTTCACCCACATTATATCGGAAAGCTATCGATAATTGGCCTACCGCTAACCCTCGAACATATTAAGATTTACCATCGACGATGACCACTGGTCCGGTTGCTCGGCAAAAAGCTTGAAGGCTGCGGCGGCGCGGTTCTGCGCCAGGCGGCGCACCGCGTTGATCTGTATGTGATTGTCAATGGCAAGGTCCACGATATCCGCGTCCAGAAAACCGTTATCGGCCATGGACCGGAGCACCTTGCACGTCTTTTCCGTGGACATGCCCTTGCGATAGGGACGGTCTTCCGTGATGGCTGTATGCACGTCCGCCACCTGCATGATCCGACTCCCCAACGAAAGCTCGTCCGCGCTCAGGCCATGCGGATACCCTTTGCCGTTGAGCCGTTCATGATGCTGGCAGGCCCAGTCCGTCACGTCTGACAATCCGGGCACGGAGCGCAGCAGGATTTCTCCGACAGTCGCATGTGCCTTGATGGCCTCATATTCACTGACATCCAAACCGGAGGGCTTGTCCAACAACCAAGAAGAGACCGCCAGCTTGCCGATGTCGTGCAGGTTCCCGGCCAGACGCATCTTCTTCTGCTCTTCTTCATCCATGCCCGCCAGTATGGCCAACTGGACGGCGGTCTCGGCCACGCCCTGTGAATGAGTGGCCGTGTGACTGCTTCGGAAATCAATAATATGGGCGAAAAACACGGAAAAACCGAGGAGCTGATCCTTGGGAATCAGCCGGTCCTGCGTCCAGTCTTTGAACAGGGATCGAAGGTCGCTATCCTTGTCCTCCACCAGCTTCCAGAAATCCGCGTCTTCTGAAAAAGAAGCGAAGGCTTCTGTCACCTCTGAGGTGTAATAATCCTCGGAATAGTCGGCGACCATATTGCGGATGGTCTGTCGATCATGGCCCGATTCCCCTCGCCACCGGAGGATATCCACCCGATCAGCAAGGTTGACCACATTGCACAGAATCGCCTCTTTTCGGTCTTCTGCGCCCGCAAGATGCTTCCATTGCGTATGGTGATGCTTCACGAAATATGCGGCCCGCTCCAGCAACGGATGGCCGCCCAGCAACCGACTGCCCACCGTAGCATGGGCGGTGAGATGCACATCAAAATCAAGACCATCGATAGACATGTCACGGGTGAAAGCGCCGATGTCGTGCATCAGCCCTGCCATGAACAGATCCGTGACATCGGCTCTATCAAACCCCATATGCCTGCCCATGGCGGCAGCGACAATACCAACCCGCCTATGGTGACCGTTGATTGCAGGCGAAACATAGTCGAGAGCGGCTGAAATAGCGTAGACCAGATTGAGCAAATAAACATCTTTCATATATAATTCCAGGTAGATAAAACATCTGAAGTCGCTGCATCCTGCAAATGATAGCGCGTGAAATCACAAAGTACAGGGCAACAGGCCAGGCATTTCTCCAGTCAAAGCCGTACTCACTCTATTTTTTTTCATATCAAGTCAATCCTTTGATATCACGGATTGTCGAATCTGTGAAAACGACACAGACAGACCCTGTCAAGCTGTTTCCAGCTACCTCTGACCTGATTTTACCTGCATTTCTCTGCATATTCACGGTTTCACCCAAAACCCGTGTTATGCTTTTCACGCTCGTGGCCATGGCTCCGGGTGACACGGGATGCACCCATCAACTTTTGACAACACGAGGTAACTGAAATGGCAACAAGCGTTATCGAAATCTGTAACAACGCCCTGCTTGATCTGGGTGAGGATGCGATCATGTCATTGGGCGACGAGACCAAAGCTGCCGGGCTGTGCAACCACCGCTGGCCGGCCATCCGCGATGCCGTGCTCCGTGCGCATCCCTGGAACTGTGCCATGGCTCAGGCCGAACTGGCCGCCGCATCCGCTGCCCCGCTCTGGAAATGGGAGTACAAATACATCCTGCCCACCGATTTCCTGCGGATCATCCAGATAGTCAGCACGGGCGGCGACACGATCGAGGACTGGGAAATCCAGAGCGGCACCATCTTCTGCAACGAGGAAGCCCCCATCTTTATTTCCTATGTCCGGTGCGAAAAAGACTCCAAGAAATATGATGCCCTGCTCACCGAAGCGTTCTCGGCCAGACTGGCCGCAGCTCTGGCGTATCCGCTCTCCGGCTCAACCGCGCTGGCGCAATCCTACTGGAAGACATATCAGGAGAAACTGACCGAAGCTCGCGGCGTGGATGCACGCGAAGGCGTCCCGGAATCCGTCACCCCCACCAATTGGCTCGGCGCAAAAATGGGCGTGTTGTAGATACGGCCATGTCCCAACACTGCATCCGCTCTCCTTTCCAAAACGCTCTGCACCGCCACGAGGAGAGGGCTATGGAGGGTTCTGAACCGCGGTAAAACGGGAAAAACAAAAGGCGCACTTTGTTACACAAAGTGCGCCTTGGTTAATATCGCCAGCAGTATTATGTGGTCAGCAGTGCAGCGTAGAAGAACTCTCCCAGGGGCGAGTCCTCCGGGGTGGTCCATTCCGTCTTGAGCGCGACCTTGGGGTTGTGCTCGATAAACTGCTCGATGAGCTTTTCGTTTTCCTCGGGATTGAGCGTGCAGGTAATGACGGCAATCCGCCCTCCGGGTTGCAGCGAATCAAGAGCATTCTGCAGGATTTCCATTTGAAGCTTTGTCAGGTCAACCAGATCGGATGGCTTGCGCTTCCACTTGGTATCCGGACGACGGGAGAGCACGCCAAGGCCGGAGCAGGGCAGATCCAGCAGGATACTGCCGGGTTGACGCGGCGGACTGTCTGTGGCCGCATTGGCAACAAACGTCTCCACCTCGGACAATTCGCGGGTGAGCGCTGCCAGCCGCCCCTTGTGAGGATCTGAGGCAAAGACGTCCAGCCCTTTTTCGAGCAGGATACGGGTCTTGCCGCCACGCCCGGCGCAGGCATCCCAAACCGGTGTGGGCCAGGATTCAGGAGAAAGGGCTTCGATGGCCTGACGGGCCGCAAAGGATTGGCGCGCCATGGGCTGGTCCGGCTCGTCCTCGAAAGCTGTACCCGCGGGCAGGGCAAAGCTGTACCCTTCGATATCAAGTATCTCCGGCCAGCCTGCGATTTCAGGATAGATTTCATCCGCTTCGGGGTGGCCAAAGAGATTGAATCCCAGTGCCGGAGGGTGCAGTTGCGCTTCAAGATAGTGGATGGCGGCTTCTTCGCCATACTCCCTCCACCACATGTCCACCAGCCATTGTGGACAGGAATACCAACGCTTGAAAAATTCAGGCAGGGAAGCGTCCTTGCGATAATAATCGGGGTCGTGGGCGGCCTCGCCCAGCTCGGACACCCGTCTGAGCACGGCGTTGAACAACCCCGCCAGACGCGCCCCCGGTTTGGACTTGGAAAATTCAACGGCCCAGTCCACGGACGCATACGCCGGAACCTTGTCCAGAAACAAGATCTCGTAGGCGGCCACTCCCATGGCCAGACGCATTTTCGGATTGAGTTTGCCCGGGTCCTTGAGAAACCGGGACAGAACATACTCGATACGTCCCTTGAGCCGCATGTAGCCATAGGTCAGCTCCGTGGCCAACCCCGCATCGCGGGGGTCGATCTGACCGGAGGAGAGCGCCACGTCAAGTGCAGCCTGGATATCCTGCTTGTCCATTAGGCAGCGGAAAAGTGCTTCGAGGGCCACCCGTCTCGCCGGAGGCAGGGGCTTAATGTAAGGTGCTTTCATGGGTATATCAGTTACGCCTACCGAAACGGCATTGCAAGCGACAACTTGCGAACAGAAAACACCCCCTGTGACAATTCAGTGAAATTCACAGGGGGTGCGGATTTTCCAGGCTAGTCAAGCATCTTCTTGGCAGCGTCACCGGCATCGTCAGCAGCCTTGTCCAACTGCTTGCCGGCTTTCTCCATGGGACCTTCTTCACTGCATCCGCTGAATGCCGGAACCATGAAGGCAAGAATACACGCCACAACAACAATCTTCTTCCAAACTTTCATATTAATCTCCTCTTAGTGTTTTCAGTATCTTCCCCATACCACAGCTTGTGAGAGTGGGACAGGTATGTTTTTTTTCGGGCAGCCCGACCGGAGGCGGAGTTCCTCTACGGCGAGGATGAGATCTGTCCGAGAAATGTCCAGATGCCAAATCAAAGACTATCTGTTCTCCAGTCGACAACTCTGGCTGTAATACGCCGTGCCGTTGCCCATATCGGTTGTCATCGGCTTGATGATCACATTGGCACAATGGCCGAACTTCATCCACCCCCCACGACGCATGACCACGGCCCGGTTGTGCAGCTCCTTGACGGTCTCCATCTGGACCTGCATGGCCCCCTGCTCCGTGACCAGATAGACGTCCTCAGCCGGGTTCAGAGCAGCCCAGGCCGGGTTCTGCTTGGAAACATAGATCACGGGCACGCCCCGTTGGTCTTCTTCGCGTATCTGTGAATGCAGGAACTTGCCACTCACCAATGTGAGCAGTTGCAGGGGGTAATCGGAGTCACGGGCAGGCTCCGGGTGCAGTGTTTCCGGGAATCGGTACAGCCCGTCAGGATGCCCGAATTCCATATTCCTGAAGGCGATAAACGGATGCTTCACCTTGACGAACCCGTTATCCATCAGCTCGTCATAGGAAATATCGGCTTTTTTCAAGCCCTCTCGGATACAGGTCTCACTGTCGGGAAAGAGCAATGGCTCACGTAGCCGAGCGGCCAGATCAGCGATGATTTCAAGATCGGACCGACATTCTCCACGCGGCTCCACGGCCTTGGCGCAATGGTTCACGCAGTTATGAACAAAGGAACCGAGGACGTCCTCGCGCTCGAACATGAACGCTGGAGGCAGGATCACGTCCGCCTGCATGGCCGTGTCATTCATGAACCCTTCCACCACGACCACAAAGGGCTTGCGGAAGGCGTCGACCACGGACAGGCAGTCCGGCACCTGATTGACCACATTGTGACCATCCACCCAGATGAAATCAATGGGCGGGTCTGCTTTTTTTATTTCTGCCCCCATGTTCTGGATCAACAACTCGCGGCGGCTGCCGGAAGAGGCTCCGCCCTTGACCAGATGTGCCCAGGTGCCGAGGTTGCGACCTGATGAGATGTTGAAATACGCCCCGCCGCCACGGACACCGATATTGCCTGAGATCATGGCCAGGGCATTGATGAAGCGGACGTTCTCGCCGCCGAACAGATGACGCTGCAATCCCCAGCCGATGAGCGTGGCCACGTTGCCTGTGTCCGCGTACCAGTCATAGAGCATCTCCACGTCATCAGAAGACACCTCGCAGGCCATGCAGAGTTCCGCAAAATTCAGGCCGTCGACAAGACCGCGCAGGGTCGGCCAGTTGGCAGTGCGGTTGAGCACCCAGGGGTTGAGATCTCCGGCTTCCAGATAGAGCTTGAGCACGGCAGCGGCCAGAAAACGGTCCGTGCCTGGACGAATGACGATGTTGACGTCGGAAAATTCGGCTGTCTCGTCCCCGCCGGGGGAAATGGTCAGCACCTCGGTGCCGTTTTTGCGGGCCTTGGCAATGAGCGCATGCTGGTGGATGGAGCAGCGGGTCACGTCCCGGCCCCAGTTGATGATCCGGCTGGCGTTCAGGAGGTCCTCGGGATCATTGTGATTCAACACCCCGAAATCGCGCTGGCTGGCGACGATACCGGTATCATCGCACACGCTGCCGTAACTGGTGCTGGACCCCAGCCGCTCGAACAGAACGGAACTCGCCGTGCCCACGATGCCTCGATATCCATGCCCGTGAATATGCAGGATGGACTCCGGGACTGCGCGCGCCGCGTCGAGCTTCTCCGCGATCACCCCCATGGCCTCATCCCAGCTCGCCTGCCGGAACGCGCCATTTTCCTTGACCAACGGCGTGACAAGCCGCTCCTCAGCGTCTATACGCTCAAAATAACGGGTGCCTTTCTTGCAGATAAAACCCTTGGTAAACGGATGCCTGGGGTTGCCCTTGATGGACTTCTTTTCTCCGTCCACAATGAGCGAACAGGCATCGCCACAATCCATGGTGCAGGCGGTAATGGTCATGATTCTCGTCCTCCGGCCCTGAGAGTGGAGGAGTTTGCCAAGCAGGTCAAATGCTAAAGTGGAGAAAATACCCCTTTACCCATCTCGGCAGATAACGCGAAAAACAAGGGCATCAGCCACTCTTTTTTTGACAATCACACGCGTATGGTCTAACCAGATTCGGTTCCAGCCATCTGATAATTAGTAAGGATTATATATACACCATGGCCAAAGTACAAAAAATCAAAGGATTCGTGGACCTCTTTCCGGAAGAGGCCAGCAAATTCACGTTCATGGAAACCAGTGCCCGTGAAGTGTTCTCTCGCTACGGATTCGGCGAGCTGCGCACGCCCGTCCTCGAAAAGACCGAGCTCTTCCAGAAGTCCATCGGTGAAGACACCGACGTGGTGGGCAAGGAAATGTTCACCTTCCCGGACCGCAAGAATCGCCTGCTGACCATGCGTCCTGAGGCCACCGCCGGCGTTGTCCGTGCGTTCATCGACTCCAAGACCCACCAGCCGGGCAAGATTTCCAAATTTTTCACGTTCGGCCCCATGTTCCGCTACGAACGCCCGCAAAAAGGACGCCAGCGTCAATTCTATCAGCTCGACGCCGAGATTTTCGGCGCTCCCGAAGCGCAGGCCGACGCCGAACTGATCCTGATGCTCATGACTTTCCTGAACGGGATCGGGCTGAACAAGTTGACCGTTGAGCTGAACTCCCTCGGCTGCCACGAATGCCGCCCCACGTACAAGCAGGCTCTGGTGGACTACTACAAGGCCAAGGACAAGGACAGTTTCTGCGAAGACTGCCAGCGCCGCATGGAGACCAACCCGCTGCGCGTGCTCGATTGCAAGGTCCCGACCTGCAAAGAGCTGGTGGCAGACGCCCCGAACATCACGGATCACCTGTGCGAGGAGTGCGAGACCCATTTCATGGACGTCAAGACCATCCTCGACGGTGCGGGTATCGAGTATGTGCTCAACCCCCGACTGGTGCGCGGCCTGGATTACTATGTACGCACCTGTTTCGAAGTGGCCTCCTTCGACATCGGCTCCCAGACCGCGGTGGCGGGTGGCGGCCGGTATGACGGCCTGGTCAAGAACCTCGGCGGCCCCGACTGCTCGGCCACGGGTTTTGCCTGTGGTATGGAGCGGCTGGCCATGCTGCTCGACCAGTTGGAAGCCGAGCAACCGGATTTCTATCTTGCCGTGGTGGACAACGACGCAGCCAATGCGGCCATGCTCTTTGCCCAGGAACTGCGCGACAAGGGCTTGAAGGGCGAAGTCAGTTTTTCCGGCGGGTCCATGAAGTCCCGCATGCGCGCAGCCAACAAGACCGGCGCAAAGGTCTGCCTGATCATGGGCGGCGACGAGCTGGCAAACAAGACTATCACCGTCAAGGACATGGTGGGCGATCGCGAACAGGAAACACTGGATCGCGCCCTGTACCTGGCGAGTTTGTAACGAATATCACGGCCGGTCTGTACCAGCCGACATCATTTGAGACGGAGAGAGAATGTCTGAACAAGAAAGAGATTACGACGAGTTTCGCGTCATTGAAGACCTTGGTGGCTGGAGACGGACCCACCATAACAACGAGCTGACCGCAGCCAACATGGATGAGGAAGTCTGCCTCATGGGCTGGGTTCAGTTCAGACGCGACCACGGCGGGCTGATTTTCCTGGACCTGCGTGACCGCGAAGGCCTGACCCAGGTTGTGTTCAACCCTGAAGACAACACCGAGGTGCACGAACGCGCCCACGCCATCCGTCCCGAATACGTCATTGCCATCAAGGGCAAGGTCCGCCCCCGTCCCGAGGGCATGGCCAACCCGAACATGGTCACCGGCGAAGTGGAGATCGAGGTCACCGAGTACAAGCTGCTCAACACCTCCGAGACTCCGCCGTTCTCCATCGAGGATCGCGTCGAGGTCGGTGAGAACCTGCGCCTCAAGTACCGCTTCCTGGACCTGCGCCGCCCCTCCCTTGCCCGGAATTTCATCATCCGCAACAAGGCTGCCCAGTCGGTCCGCCGCTATCTGGACGGCCTCGGTTTCCTTGAAATCGAAACGCCCATGCTGACCAAGTCCACGCCCGAAGGCGCCCGTGACTTCCTGGTCCCCAGCCGCGTCAATCTGGGCGAGTTCTACGCCCTGCCGCAGTCCCCGCAGCTGTTCAAGCAGATGCTCATGGTCTCCGGCATGGACCGCTACTTCCAGATCGTCAAATGTTTCCGCGACGAAGACCTGCGCGCCGACCGCCAGCCCGAGTTCACACAGATCGATATCGAGATGAGCTTCCCGGACGAGGCCCTCATTCAGGACATGGCCGAAGGCATGATCAAGAAGCTCTTCAAGGAGACTATTGATGTGGACCTGCCTGCCGAGTTCCCGCGCATGACCTTCAACGACGCCATGCGCGACTACGGCGTGGACAAGCCCGACCTCCGCTTCGAGCTCAAGCACATCGACATCACCGATGTGTTCAAGGAATCCGGGTTCAAGGTCTTTGCCTCTTCGGAGCTGGTCAAGGTCATGGTTGTCCCCGGCGGCGCCAAGCTGTCCCGCAAGGAAATCGACCAGTACACCAAATACGTTGAAATTTACGGTTCCAAGGGCCTTGCCTGGATCAAGGTCAAGGAAGACGGCGAATGGCAGTCGCCCATCGTCAAGTTCTTCTCCGAAGAAGAGATCGCCACTCTGCGCGAGCGTTCCGGCTGCCAGCCCGGCGACATCCTCTTCTTCCAGGCCGGTCCCGCCGATATCGCCAACGCCGCGCTGGGCAACCTGCGCTGCGAGATCGCCAAGGACACCGGACTCATCGACGACTCCGTGTTCAAGCCGGTCTGGATCACCGACTTCCCCCTGCTCGAGTACGACGCCGAGGAGAAACGCTACGTTGCCCGTCACCATCCCTTTACTTCGGCCCGGCCGGAGCAGA containing:
- the hisS gene encoding histidine--tRNA ligase — encoded protein: MAKVQKIKGFVDLFPEEASKFTFMETSAREVFSRYGFGELRTPVLEKTELFQKSIGEDTDVVGKEMFTFPDRKNRLLTMRPEATAGVVRAFIDSKTHQPGKISKFFTFGPMFRYERPQKGRQRQFYQLDAEIFGAPEAQADAELILMLMTFLNGIGLNKLTVELNSLGCHECRPTYKQALVDYYKAKDKDSFCEDCQRRMETNPLRVLDCKVPTCKELVADAPNITDHLCEECETHFMDVKTILDGAGIEYVLNPRLVRGLDYYVRTCFEVASFDIGSQTAVAGGGRYDGLVKNLGGPDCSATGFACGMERLAMLLDQLEAEQPDFYLAVVDNDAANAAMLFAQELRDKGLKGEVSFSGGSMKSRMRAANKTGAKVCLIMGGDELANKTITVKDMVGDREQETLDRALYLASL
- the aspS gene encoding aspartate--tRNA ligase, whose translation is MSEQERDYDEFRVIEDLGGWRRTHHNNELTAANMDEEVCLMGWVQFRRDHGGLIFLDLRDREGLTQVVFNPEDNTEVHERAHAIRPEYVIAIKGKVRPRPEGMANPNMVTGEVEIEVTEYKLLNTSETPPFSIEDRVEVGENLRLKYRFLDLRRPSLARNFIIRNKAAQSVRRYLDGLGFLEIETPMLTKSTPEGARDFLVPSRVNLGEFYALPQSPQLFKQMLMVSGMDRYFQIVKCFRDEDLRADRQPEFTQIDIEMSFPDEALIQDMAEGMIKKLFKETIDVDLPAEFPRMTFNDAMRDYGVDKPDLRFELKHIDITDVFKESGFKVFASSELVKVMVVPGGAKLSRKEIDQYTKYVEIYGSKGLAWIKVKEDGEWQSPIVKFFSEEEIATLRERSGCQPGDILFFQAGPADIANAALGNLRCEIAKDTGLIDDSVFKPVWITDFPLLEYDAEEKRYVARHHPFTSARPEQMEVLKNDPGSAIARAYDLVMNGYEVGGGSIRIHTPEQQESMFAALGIGEEEAREKFGFLMDALKFGAPPHGGIAFGLDRLIMILTGSKSIRDVIAFPKTQKATCLMTEAPSEVPNKQLRELGVRLREKKKTEE